One stretch of Streptomyces sp. NBC_01142 DNA includes these proteins:
- a CDS encoding deoxyguanosinetriphosphate triphosphohydrolase, whose amino-acid sequence MEGTTSTTSYDSYDPDVYDEAATVRWAAEPDKRPGRTAFQRDRARVLHSSALRRLAGKTQVVTPGTRTQVWDASPRTRLTHSLECAQVGRELGAALGCDPDLVEAACLAHDMGHPPFGHNGEQALNDFAKDCGGFEGNAQSLRLLTRIEPKRFVHSDAVASGAAATEGELVSVGLNLTRATLDAATKYPWPRGGHPTEPGSVKFGVYEDDLPVFEWVRRGAPEHRKCFEAQVMDWSDDVAYSVHDFEDGLHAGHVDPGALLSEQERSAIWAVAIGRYVPEDTDPQELADALDRLVGQEWWPHHYDGSAVAQARLKDATSQLIGRFCLAAEGATRRAYGTGRLTRYAAELVVPLATRNECAVLKAVADRYVMQRSEQEALRADQRIVLAELAEALTARAPEGLDPQFRALFETAPDDRARKRVIVDHIASLTDASARALHAHLTGRR is encoded by the coding sequence ATGGAAGGCACCACCAGCACCACCTCATACGATTCATACGACCCCGATGTGTACGACGAGGCGGCCACCGTCCGGTGGGCGGCCGAGCCGGACAAACGCCCCGGCCGTACCGCCTTCCAGCGCGACCGCGCGCGCGTGCTGCACTCCTCCGCACTGCGCCGCCTCGCCGGCAAGACCCAGGTGGTCACCCCCGGCACACGCACCCAGGTCTGGGACGCCAGCCCGCGCACCCGGCTGACCCACTCCCTGGAATGCGCCCAGGTCGGGCGCGAACTGGGCGCGGCGCTCGGCTGCGACCCCGATCTGGTCGAGGCCGCCTGCCTCGCCCACGACATGGGCCATCCGCCCTTCGGGCACAACGGTGAGCAGGCCCTCAACGACTTCGCCAAGGACTGCGGCGGCTTCGAGGGCAACGCCCAGTCGCTGCGGCTGCTGACCCGGATCGAGCCCAAGCGGTTCGTCCACAGCGACGCTGTGGCATCGGGTGCTGCCGCGACCGAGGGCGAGCTGGTCAGCGTCGGCCTCAATCTCACCCGGGCCACCCTGGACGCCGCCACCAAATATCCCTGGCCGCGCGGCGGGCACCCCACCGAGCCCGGCTCGGTGAAATTCGGGGTGTACGAGGACGACCTGCCGGTCTTCGAATGGGTCCGCCGGGGCGCACCCGAGCACCGCAAGTGCTTCGAGGCCCAGGTCATGGACTGGTCGGACGATGTGGCGTATTCGGTGCACGACTTCGAGGACGGCCTGCACGCCGGCCATGTCGACCCCGGCGCCCTCCTCTCCGAGCAGGAGCGCAGCGCCATCTGGGCGGTGGCGATCGGGCGGTACGTCCCCGAGGACACCGACCCGCAGGAGCTCGCCGACGCCCTCGACCGCCTCGTCGGCCAGGAGTGGTGGCCGCACCACTACGACGGCTCAGCCGTCGCCCAGGCCCGGCTGAAGGACGCGACGAGCCAGCTCATCGGCCGTTTCTGTCTTGCCGCCGAGGGCGCAACCCGCCGGGCGTACGGCACCGGGCGGCTCACCCGGTACGCCGCCGAGCTGGTCGTCCCGCTCGCCACCCGCAACGAATGCGCGGTCCTCAAGGCCGTCGCCGACCGTTATGTGATGCAGCGCTCCGAGCAGGAGGCCCTCCGCGCCGATCAGCGCATCGTGCTGGCCGAGCTCGCCGAGGCTCTCACGGCCCGCGCCCCCGAAGGCCTCGACCCGCAGTTCCGGGCCCTGTTCGAGACGGCACCGGACGACAGGGCGCGCAAGCGGGTGATCGTCGACCATATCGCCTCCCTCACGGACGCCTCGGCGCGCGCCCTGCACGCCCACCTCACGGGCCGCCGCTGA
- a CDS encoding sirohydrochlorin chelatase, with the protein MTEPAHLRESLPLDSTAQLLSRITTQLGTQLSHVRLNGTRMRMPPTAGPAHRPTLVAVAHGSRDPRALHTVTTLLDRVRELRPGLDVRLGHIELNEPLLPDTLASLDTRPHRAVLVPLMLGRGYHVKHDLPEAAAAVPGADIRIAAPLGPHPLLVEALCSRLTEAGWRPEDGTSRSAGVVLAAAGSRDPDSAADARRTADLLSERLGGVPVVPAYASAAAPAVPAAVRALAARGRHRIAVASYFASPGLFATRSAAASPWIAAAPLGAHPALARLLLHRYEEALTTSHPTQHRELASA; encoded by the coding sequence ATGACGGAGCCGGCACACCTTCGTGAGTCCCTGCCCCTCGACAGCACGGCGCAGCTGCTCTCGCGCATCACCACGCAGCTCGGCACCCAGCTGAGTCACGTCAGACTGAACGGAACCCGCATGCGCATGCCTCCCACCGCAGGGCCCGCCCACCGGCCGACCCTCGTCGCCGTCGCCCACGGCAGCCGTGACCCGCGCGCCCTGCACACCGTCACCACCCTCCTCGACCGGGTCCGCGAACTGCGCCCCGGTCTCGATGTCCGCCTCGGCCACATCGAACTGAACGAGCCCCTGCTGCCCGACACCCTCGCTTCGCTGGACACACGGCCCCACCGGGCCGTTCTCGTACCGCTGATGCTGGGCCGCGGCTACCACGTCAAGCACGATCTGCCGGAGGCCGCCGCAGCCGTCCCCGGTGCCGACATACGCATCGCTGCCCCGCTCGGCCCCCACCCGCTCCTCGTCGAGGCGCTCTGCTCCCGGCTGACCGAGGCGGGCTGGCGCCCCGAGGACGGCACCAGCCGTAGCGCCGGAGTCGTCCTGGCCGCCGCCGGCTCGCGCGACCCCGACTCGGCCGCCGACGCCCGGCGCACCGCCGACCTGCTCAGCGAGCGCCTCGGCGGGGTGCCCGTCGTCCCCGCGTACGCCTCCGCCGCCGCGCCCGCCGTCCCCGCGGCCGTGCGCGCGCTGGCCGCCCGCGGCCGGCACCGGATCGCCGTGGCCTCCTACTTCGCCTCCCCGGGCCTGTTCGCCACCCGCAGCGCCGCCGCCTCGCCGTGGATCGCCGCCGCCCCGCTCGGCGCGCACCCGGCCCTGGCCCGGCTGCTGCTGCACCGCTACGAGGAGGCGCTGACCACGTCGCACCCCACTCAGCACCGCGAACTCGCCTCTGCCTAG
- a CDS encoding vancomycin high temperature exclusion protein, giving the protein MLGCVLALAPATWMHAVADSRVRTVAQVPAQDVAVVFGAGLWQGRPTPYLAHRLDAAAELYRAGKVKVVLVTGDNSRVEYDEPDAMRTYLTERGVPDGRIVSDYAGFDTWDSCVRAKKIFGVERAVLVTQGFHIRRAVALCQAAGVESYGVGVAEPHDATWFYGGARELFAAGKAALDAVLTPDPRFLGTEEAGVRDALAAAGR; this is encoded by the coding sequence ATGCTCGGGTGCGTCCTCGCGCTCGCGCCCGCGACCTGGATGCACGCCGTGGCCGACAGCCGCGTCCGTACCGTCGCGCAGGTCCCGGCACAGGACGTCGCCGTCGTCTTCGGGGCAGGGCTGTGGCAGGGCCGCCCCACGCCCTATCTCGCTCACCGGCTCGACGCCGCCGCCGAGTTGTACCGGGCGGGCAAGGTCAAGGTCGTGCTGGTCACCGGGGACAACAGCCGGGTGGAGTACGACGAGCCCGACGCCATGCGCACGTATCTCACCGAGCGCGGGGTGCCGGACGGGCGGATCGTCAGCGACTACGCCGGGTTCGACACCTGGGACTCGTGCGTACGCGCCAAGAAGATCTTCGGGGTGGAGCGGGCGGTCCTGGTGACTCAGGGATTCCACATCCGGCGGGCCGTCGCGCTCTGCCAAGCGGCAGGGGTCGAATCGTACGGAGTCGGGGTCGCCGAGCCTCACGACGCGACCTGGTTCTACGGCGGGGCGCGGGAGCTGTTCGCGGCCGGCAAGGCGGCGCTGGATGCGGTGCTCACACCGGATCCGCGGTTCCTGGGGACCGAGGAGGCGGGTGTGCGGGACGCGCTCGCCGCGGCCGGTCGCTGA
- a CDS encoding TIGR03086 family metal-binding protein: MENDVAALLARHTEALALFTDRVHSVQADQWDDPTPCTDWSVRDLVNHLTGEQLWVPDLVSDGATIEDIGDSYDGDVLGRNPRATWDAAARAARKAFAAEGALEQTVELSYGETPAVAYCAQMITDAVVHTWDLSRAIGADERLPDVLVHFALDEVTPYAAGLSKSGLFAAPIEPPPGDSPQTRLLALLGRRA, from the coding sequence ATGGAAAACGATGTGGCAGCCCTGCTCGCCCGGCACACCGAAGCGCTCGCGCTCTTCACCGACCGCGTCCACTCCGTGCAGGCCGACCAGTGGGACGACCCGACGCCCTGCACCGACTGGTCCGTACGCGATCTCGTCAACCATCTCACCGGGGAACAGCTGTGGGTCCCCGACCTGGTGAGCGACGGGGCCACCATCGAGGACATCGGCGACTCCTACGACGGCGATGTCCTCGGCCGGAACCCGCGGGCCACCTGGGACGCCGCCGCCCGCGCCGCGCGCAAGGCCTTCGCCGCCGAGGGCGCGCTGGAGCAGACCGTCGAGCTGTCGTACGGGGAGACCCCGGCCGTCGCGTACTGCGCGCAGATGATCACGGACGCCGTCGTACACACCTGGGATCTGTCCCGCGCGATCGGCGCGGACGAGCGGCTGCCGGACGTGCTGGTGCATTTCGCGCTGGACGAGGTCACACCGTACGCAGCGGGCCTGTCGAAATCCGGCCTCTTCGCCGCGCCCATCGAGCCGCCACCGGGCGACAGCCCGCAGACGAGGCTGCTCGCCCTGTTGGGCCGCCGCGCCTGA
- a CDS encoding molybdopterin oxidoreductase family protein, producing MPDETTPTHCPYCALQCGMNLRGGSEAVEVVERPDFPVNRGALCGKGRTAPALLSSRVRLTEPLVRRPATGRLEPATWEEALRTVAEGLRRTRTEYGPDAVGVFGGGGLTNEKAYTLGKFARVVLGTSQIDYNGRFCMSSAAAAHQRAFGLDRGLPFPLEDIPRAGCVILVGSNLAETMPPALRYLTELRGNGGKLIVVDPRRTRTAEQADLHLAPRPGTDLALALGLLHVVVAEGRTDEEFIRDRTSGWGEARAAAMAHWPEFVERITGVGVPELREAVRMFCDAPTGMVLTARGPEQHSKGTDTVSAWINLCLATGQAGRPLSGYGCLTGQGNGQGGREHGQKADQLPGYRKLDDPAAREHVARVWGVEPETLPGPGRSAYELLDALGGEVKSLLLMGSNPLVSAPRAAHVEGRLRSLDFLAVADVVLSETAAIADVVLPVTQWAEETGTTTNLEGRVLLRRKAVQAPPGVRSDLEVLGGLAALLGHEKGFPSDAEEIFEELRRASAGGPADYSGITYRRIAEEDGVFWPCPEEAHATGEADATEEAATGDPGTRADAPGPGAVVRPGGGSGGSGGSGGSGGSGGSGGSGGSGGSGGSGGSGGSGGSGGSGDRAPGVGPGSHPGTPRLFLERFATADGRARFVAVGHRAAAEETDADYPVLLTTGRVVAQYQSGAQTRRIDELNAAAPGPFVELHPQLAERLGATEGEPLAVVSRRGRAVGSARITTKIRPDTVFMPFHWPGEGRVNSVTNPALDPTSRMPEFKVCAVRVERAEQPAPAEALVTG from the coding sequence ATGCCCGACGAGACCACCCCGACCCACTGTCCCTACTGCGCTCTGCAGTGCGGCATGAATCTGCGCGGCGGATCCGAGGCGGTCGAGGTGGTGGAGCGCCCCGACTTCCCCGTCAACCGGGGTGCGCTGTGCGGCAAGGGCCGCACAGCCCCCGCGCTGCTCTCCTCCCGGGTGCGCCTGACCGAGCCCCTGGTCCGACGCCCCGCCACAGGCAGGCTCGAGCCGGCCACCTGGGAGGAGGCCCTTCGGACGGTCGCGGAGGGGCTGCGGCGTACGCGGACGGAGTACGGACCCGATGCGGTGGGCGTCTTCGGGGGCGGGGGCCTGACCAACGAGAAGGCGTACACGCTCGGCAAGTTCGCCCGCGTGGTGCTCGGCACGTCGCAGATCGACTACAACGGACGCTTCTGCATGTCGTCGGCCGCCGCGGCGCACCAGCGGGCGTTCGGCCTCGACCGCGGGCTGCCGTTCCCGCTGGAGGACATTCCGCGCGCCGGCTGCGTGATCCTCGTCGGCTCGAACCTCGCCGAGACGATGCCGCCCGCGCTGCGCTATCTGACCGAGCTCCGGGGGAACGGCGGCAAGCTGATCGTCGTCGATCCGCGCCGGACCAGGACCGCGGAGCAGGCCGATCTGCATCTGGCACCCCGGCCGGGGACGGACCTGGCGCTCGCGCTCGGGCTGCTGCATGTGGTGGTGGCGGAGGGGCGTACGGACGAGGAGTTCATCCGGGACCGTACGAGCGGATGGGGAGAAGCCAGGGCGGCGGCGATGGCGCACTGGCCCGAGTTCGTCGAGCGGATCACCGGCGTCGGTGTTCCCGAACTGCGGGAAGCGGTACGGATGTTCTGTGACGCGCCGACCGGGATGGTGCTCACGGCGCGCGGCCCCGAACAGCACTCCAAGGGCACGGACACCGTCAGCGCCTGGATCAATCTCTGCCTCGCGACGGGGCAGGCGGGGCGGCCGCTGTCCGGCTACGGCTGTCTGACCGGTCAGGGCAACGGACAGGGCGGCCGCGAACACGGCCAGAAGGCGGACCAGCTGCCGGGCTACCGGAAACTGGACGACCCGGCGGCGCGGGAGCATGTTGCACGGGTGTGGGGCGTGGAGCCGGAGACACTGCCGGGGCCGGGGCGCAGTGCGTACGAGCTGCTGGACGCGCTGGGCGGGGAGGTGAAGTCGCTGCTGCTGATGGGCTCGAACCCCCTGGTGTCGGCGCCGCGCGCCGCGCATGTGGAGGGGCGGCTGCGCTCGCTGGACTTCCTCGCGGTCGCGGATGTGGTGCTGTCCGAGACGGCGGCGATCGCCGATGTGGTGCTCCCGGTCACGCAGTGGGCGGAGGAGACGGGCACGACGACGAACCTCGAGGGCCGGGTCCTGCTGCGCCGCAAGGCGGTACAGGCACCCCCGGGAGTCCGCAGCGACCTGGAGGTACTGGGCGGGCTGGCGGCGCTGCTGGGCCACGAGAAGGGTTTCCCGTCGGACGCGGAGGAGATCTTCGAGGAACTGCGCAGGGCGTCGGCGGGCGGCCCGGCGGACTACTCGGGCATCACATACCGCAGGATCGCGGAGGAGGACGGGGTGTTCTGGCCCTGCCCCGAGGAAGCGCATGCGACGGGGGAAGCGGATGCGACGGAGGAAGCCGCGACCGGCGATCCGGGCACCCGCGCCGACGCCCCGGGGCCCGGGGCCGTGGTCCGGCCCGGCGGCGGGTCAGGCGGGTCAGGCGGGTCAGGCGGGTCAGGCGGGTCAGGCGGGTCAGGCGGGTCAGGCGGGTCAGGCGGGTCAGGCGGGTCAGGCGGGTCAGGCGGGTCAGGCGGGTCAGGCGGGTCAGGCGATCGTGCGCCCGGTGTCGGCCCCGGGTCCCACCCCGGGACGCCCAGGCTCTTTCTCGAGCGGTTTGCCACAGCTGACGGGCGGGCTCGGTTCGTTGCCGTGGGGCATCGGGCCGCCGCCGAGGAGACCGATGCCGACTATCCCGTACTGCTGACCACCGGACGGGTCGTCGCCCAGTATCAGTCGGGGGCACAGACCCGGCGGATCGACGAGCTCAATGCCGCTGCCCCCGGGCCCTTCGTCGAGCTTCATCCGCAGCTCGCCGAGCGCCTCGGCGCCACCGAGGGTGAGCCCCTCGCCGTCGTCTCGCGGCGCGGGCGGGCCGTCGGCTCCGCCCGGATCACCACCAAGATCCGGCCGGACACCGTCTTCATGCCCTTCCACTGGCCGGGCGAGGGCCGGGTCAACTCGGTGACGAACCCGGCGCTCGACCCGACCTCGCGGATGCCGGAGTTCAAGGTGTGCGCGGTACGAGTGGAGCGCGCGGAGCAGCCTGCACCCGCAGAAGCCCTGGTCACCGGCTGA
- a CDS encoding gamma-glutamylcyclotransferase family protein → MTGSTSVSRTEGQLPFFVYGTLRPGECNHELFLQGRTAVEEPARLVDAVLYEGPGYPYAVDDQGGGTVAGEVVTAAEGEYGELLAVLDHLEEYVAPGHPRNLYERVARDVVRPDGTAVRAWVYVAAPSVAGKLRATGTPVPGGDWSGRLSR, encoded by the coding sequence GTGACCGGGTCCACGTCGGTGTCCAGAACCGAGGGGCAGCTCCCGTTCTTCGTCTACGGCACGCTGCGTCCCGGCGAGTGCAACCACGAGCTGTTCCTGCAGGGCCGCACGGCGGTGGAGGAGCCGGCGCGGCTGGTGGACGCGGTGCTCTACGAGGGCCCGGGCTATCCGTACGCGGTCGATGATCAGGGCGGCGGCACGGTCGCGGGTGAGGTGGTGACGGCGGCGGAGGGGGAGTACGGGGAGCTGCTCGCCGTACTCGACCACCTCGAGGAGTACGTCGCGCCGGGCCACCCGCGCAATCTGTACGAGCGGGTGGCGCGCGACGTCGTCCGTCCGGACGGCACGGCGGTACGGGCGTGGGTCTACGTCGCCGCGCCGAGCGTCGCCGGGAAGCTGAGGGCGACCGGCACCCCCGTCCCCGGCGGCGACTGGAGTGGCCGGCTCAGCCGGTGA
- the cutA gene encoding divalent-cation tolerance protein CutA, producing MSLAPTAPTAPTVLAALTVLTTTDSAEKAEALARGAVEARLAACAQISAPVTSVYHWQNAIETAEEWQVLFKTSQARYAELEAHLVAAHDYDTPEIIATPVVRGSAAYLAWIDAETAAP from the coding sequence GTGTCCCTGGCACCGACCGCACCGACCGCACCGACAGTACTGGCTGCTCTGACCGTACTGACCACGACCGACAGCGCCGAGAAGGCGGAAGCGCTGGCGCGGGGCGCGGTGGAGGCGCGGCTGGCCGCCTGCGCCCAGATCTCCGCCCCGGTCACGTCCGTCTACCACTGGCAGAACGCGATCGAGACCGCCGAGGAGTGGCAGGTTCTGTTCAAGACGTCACAGGCCCGCTACGCCGAGCTGGAAGCGCATCTCGTGGCTGCCCACGACTACGACACCCCGGAGATCATCGCGACGCCGGTGGTGCGCGGCAGCGCGGCGTACCTGGCGTGGATCGACGCGGAGACCGCTGCGCCGTGA
- a CDS encoding ABC transporter ATP-binding protein, whose translation MSAVPERRGPAPVRGPGAMSTPALERSLDFRGSGLRLLRMMAPERALLLAVLAAGTAGVALSVLSPKILGHATDLVVSGAGGPSGVDFPALAQVLAVVIGVVVVSAAFTWVQLRLAMVMVQRVGYRLREQAETKLARLPLSYFDKQPRGEILSRTTNDIDNITQTMQQAFIQMVRALLTIVGVLAMMFWISPLLALVVLATVPLSVLLAVRIGRRAQPQFVRQWSVTGKLNGHIEEMYTGHAEVLVFGRRKEAVQTFDELGEKLYEASFRAQFISGVIQPAMTFVGNLNYVLIAVIGGLRVASGSLSIGDVQAFVQYSYEFNGPITQVAAMANLLQSGVASAERVFDLLDAEEESPAPAFPQRPDRVTGRVSFEKVAFRYEPDKPLIEDLSLSVEPGHTVAIVGPTGAGKTTLVNLLMRFYEVTGGRITLDGVDIAKMSREELRSGIGMVLQDTWLFGGTIADNIAYGVPGEVSRERIVEAAMATHADRFIRTLPGGYDTVVDEEGGGLSAGEKQLITIARAFLTEPSILVLDEATSSVDTRTEVLIQRAMSSLRRGRTSFVIAHRLSTIRDADVILVMEAGHIVEQGTHEELLAAGGAYARLYAAQFAAASSPSGV comes from the coding sequence ATGAGTGCTGTCCCCGAGCGCCGGGGGCCCGCGCCGGTGCGCGGTCCGGGAGCCATGAGCACCCCCGCCCTGGAACGCTCCCTCGACTTCCGCGGCTCCGGCCTGCGCCTGCTGCGGATGATGGCTCCCGAACGTGCTCTGCTCCTCGCCGTCCTCGCCGCCGGCACGGCAGGCGTCGCCCTCTCCGTACTGAGCCCGAAGATCCTCGGCCACGCCACCGACCTCGTCGTCTCCGGTGCCGGAGGCCCGAGCGGCGTCGACTTCCCGGCGCTGGCCCAGGTCCTGGCCGTCGTCATCGGTGTGGTCGTTGTGTCCGCCGCCTTCACCTGGGTGCAGTTGCGACTGGCGATGGTCATGGTGCAGCGCGTCGGCTACCGGCTGCGCGAGCAGGCCGAGACCAAGCTGGCGCGGCTCCCGCTCTCCTACTTCGACAAGCAGCCGCGCGGCGAGATCCTCTCCCGCACCACCAACGACATCGACAACATCACCCAGACCATGCAGCAGGCCTTCATCCAGATGGTGCGGGCCTTGCTGACCATCGTCGGCGTACTGGCGATGATGTTCTGGATCTCGCCGCTGCTGGCGCTGGTCGTGCTGGCGACCGTCCCGCTGTCGGTGCTGCTGGCGGTACGGATCGGCAGGCGGGCCCAGCCGCAGTTCGTACGGCAGTGGTCCGTCACCGGCAAGCTGAACGGCCATATCGAGGAGATGTACACCGGCCATGCCGAGGTGCTGGTCTTCGGCCGCAGGAAGGAGGCCGTGCAGACCTTCGACGAGCTCGGCGAGAAGCTGTACGAGGCGAGCTTCAGGGCCCAGTTCATCTCGGGTGTCATCCAGCCCGCGATGACCTTCGTCGGCAACCTCAACTATGTGCTGATCGCGGTGATCGGCGGGTTGCGGGTCGCCTCGGGATCGCTCTCCATCGGCGATGTGCAGGCCTTCGTCCAGTACTCGTACGAGTTCAACGGGCCGATCACACAGGTCGCGGCGATGGCCAACCTCCTCCAGTCGGGGGTGGCCTCCGCGGAGCGCGTCTTCGATCTGCTCGACGCGGAGGAGGAGTCCCCGGCGCCCGCCTTCCCGCAGCGCCCCGACCGGGTCACCGGCAGGGTCTCCTTCGAGAAGGTCGCGTTCCGGTACGAGCCGGACAAGCCGCTCATCGAGGATCTGTCGCTGAGTGTGGAGCCGGGGCACACGGTGGCGATCGTCGGGCCGACGGGGGCCGGGAAGACGACCCTGGTGAATCTGCTGATGCGGTTCTACGAGGTGACCGGCGGCCGGATCACTCTGGACGGCGTGGACATCGCGAAGATGTCGCGTGAGGAGCTGCGTTCCGGGATCGGGATGGTGCTCCAGGACACCTGGCTGTTCGGCGGCACGATCGCGGACAACATCGCGTACGGGGTGCCGGGCGAGGTCTCGCGCGAGCGGATCGTCGAAGCGGCCATGGCCACCCACGCCGACCGGTTCATCCGTACGCTCCCCGGCGGCTACGACACCGTGGTCGACGAGGAGGGCGGTGGCCTGAGCGCGGGCGAGAAGCAGCTGATCACCATTGCTCGGGCGTTCCTCACCGAGCCGTCGATCCTGGTGCTGGACGAGGCGACCAGCTCGGTGGACACCCGTACCGAAGTGCTCATCCAGCGCGCGATGTCGTCGCTGCGCCGGGGCCGTACGAGCTTTGTGATCGCGCACCGGCTCTCCACCATCAGGGACGCGGACGTGATCCTGGTGATGGAGGCGGGACACATCGTCGAACAGGGCACGCACGAGGAGCTGCTGGCGGCGGGAGGGGCATACGCCCGGCTGTACGCGGCTCAGTTCGCCGCGGCCTCAAGTCCGTCCGGCGTTTGA
- a CDS encoding ABC transporter ATP-binding protein: MLIRLLGERLRPYSRTIVLVVLLQLTQTLSTLYLPTLNADVINNGVLTGDTGHVLSMGGVMVAVTLLQILCAAAAVYFGARVAMGVGRDLRSAVFTRVQDFSVREMSRFGASSLITRTTNDVTQVQTLTVLGLTMLVAAPLTCLGGIVMAVNQDVPLSLLLLIFVPLLGGAIGLIMRRMPPLFRGMQKRIDQVNRMMREQITGIRVVRAFVRDAHEQRRYADANQDLMTVALRAGRLQALMFPTVVIVWELAMVTIIWFGSHRLDSGDMQAGSLIAFLSYLMQILMAVMMTAFLLMQVPRAQVSAERIQEILDTEPSVTPPAAAVTELRGAARLEIRGADFSYPGAEEPVLRGVDLIARPGRTTAVIGSTGSGKTTLLNLVPRLFDATGGDIRVGGVDVRDVEPGLLARTVGLVPQKPYLFSGTVASNLRYGNSAASDEELWRALETAQAADFVRELTEGLDAPVAQGGSNLSGGQRQRLAIARVLVTRPSVYLFDDSFSALDYATDAALRAALERETADSTVVIVAQRVSTIRGADLIVVLDEGRVVGSGTHEELMRSNPTYREIVLSQLTEEEAA; the protein is encoded by the coding sequence ATGTTGATCAGGCTCCTGGGCGAACGGCTGCGCCCCTACTCCAGGACGATCGTGCTGGTCGTTCTCCTCCAGCTGACCCAGACCCTTTCCACCCTCTATCTGCCCACCCTCAACGCCGACGTCATCAACAACGGCGTACTCACCGGCGACACCGGCCATGTGCTGTCCATGGGCGGGGTGATGGTCGCCGTCACCCTGCTCCAGATCCTGTGCGCCGCGGCAGCCGTCTACTTCGGTGCCCGCGTCGCCATGGGCGTCGGCCGTGATCTGCGCTCCGCCGTCTTCACCCGCGTCCAGGACTTCTCCGTACGGGAGATGAGCCGATTCGGCGCCTCCTCCCTCATCACCCGCACCACCAACGATGTGACACAGGTGCAGACGCTGACGGTGCTCGGCCTGACCATGCTGGTCGCCGCCCCGCTGACCTGCCTCGGCGGCATCGTGATGGCGGTCAACCAGGATGTGCCGCTCTCGCTGCTGCTCCTGATCTTCGTGCCGCTGCTCGGTGGGGCCATCGGGCTGATCATGCGGCGGATGCCGCCGCTCTTCCGCGGTATGCAGAAGCGCATCGACCAGGTCAACCGGATGATGCGGGAGCAGATCACCGGCATCCGCGTCGTACGGGCCTTCGTCCGCGACGCGCACGAGCAGCGGCGCTATGCCGACGCCAACCAGGACCTGATGACCGTCGCCCTGCGGGCCGGCAGGCTCCAGGCACTGATGTTCCCGACCGTCGTCATCGTCTGGGAACTCGCCATGGTCACGATCATCTGGTTCGGCAGTCACCGCCTCGACTCGGGCGATATGCAGGCCGGTTCGCTGATCGCCTTCCTCAGCTATCTGATGCAGATCCTGATGGCCGTGATGATGACGGCCTTCCTGCTGATGCAGGTACCGCGGGCCCAGGTCAGTGCCGAGCGCATCCAGGAGATCCTGGACACCGAGCCGTCCGTCACCCCGCCCGCCGCCGCGGTGACCGAACTGCGCGGAGCAGCCCGACTGGAGATCCGAGGCGCCGACTTCAGCTACCCGGGCGCCGAGGAGCCGGTCCTGCGCGGCGTCGACCTGATCGCCCGCCCCGGCCGCACCACCGCGGTCATCGGATCCACCGGCAGCGGCAAGACCACCCTGCTCAACCTGGTGCCCAGGCTGTTCGACGCGACCGGCGGGGACATCCGGGTGGGCGGTGTGGACGTACGGGACGTGGAGCCCGGACTGCTGGCCCGCACCGTCGGACTCGTACCGCAGAAGCCGTACCTCTTCTCCGGCACCGTCGCCTCCAATCTGCGCTACGGAAACTCCGCCGCGAGCGACGAGGAACTGTGGCGAGCCCTGGAGACCGCGCAGGCCGCCGACTTCGTACGGGAACTGACGGAAGGCCTGGACGCACCGGTCGCCCAGGGCGGCTCCAACCTCTCCGGCGGACAGCGCCAGCGCCTCGCCATCGCCAGGGTGCTCGTCACCCGCCCCTCCGTCTACCTCTTCGACGACTCCTTCTCCGCACTCGACTACGCCACCGACGCGGCCCTGCGAGCCGCCCTGGAGCGGGAGACCGCAGACTCGACCGTCGTCATCGTCGCGCAGCGTGTCTCCACCATCCGCGGCGCCGACCTGATCGTCGTCCTCGACGAGGGCCGGGTCGTGGGCTCCGGCACCCATGAAGAGCTCATGCGGTCCAACCCCACCTACCGGGAGATCGTCCTCTCCCAGCTGACCGAGGAGGAAGCCGCATGA